The DNA sequence CCCGGCCTCGTTGAAGGCGGCCAGCGCCGCGATGAGCGCCAGCCGCTGCGTCGGAGTCAGCCGTTCGACGATCGTGGCGATCTCGGCGCGACGCCGGGCGGTGACGTCCTCGACCGTGCGTCGGCCTTCCTCGGTGAGCTGCAGTAGGGTCTCGCGGCGGTTGGCGGGATTGGCCTGCCGGTCCGCGAGCCCGGCCGCGATCAGCCGGTCGACCATACGCATCGCGGTGGACGGCGCCACCTGGAGCAGGTCGGCGAGCGCGACCAGCTTGGTGGCACCGCGCGTGGACAGGACGACAAGCATTCTGAACTGCGGGAGCGTCACCCGCTCCTCGACCGCGGCGAGGGAGCGAGCGGAAACGGCCACCAGCAACCGGGACGCGGTCAGCACCGCACGCGTCACCGCGTCAACATCGTCCATCGCCCCCGCAGGGGTCTCGCGCTCCGGCATGTGTCCTTTCTACCGTGCCGAAGTCCCTGCTCACTCACACGATGGGAACAGATTTTCCTTCCCCATGACCGTGGTAACGCAGCAGGAGCATCGCGGCGTCGTCGTGGGGCGGCCCGATGGCATGCTGGGCAAGGTCCGCGCGCAGCGCCTCCAGCGCGCGGTGCGCGTCGGCATCCTTCAGCAGGTGCGCCCGTTCGCCGAGCGGATAGAAACGGCCGTCTTCGTCGCGGGCCTCGGTGACACCGTCGGTGTACAGCAGGAGCTGCTCGCCGGGGACGAAGTCCACCCGATGAGGCTTGGGGCCCTCGCTCCCGTGCGCGCCCAGCCCCAGCGGAAGGGCGTAGGCGGGCGGCCGCGGGAAGTCGACCATGCCGTCCCGGCGTAGGACGATCGGGGCCGGGTGGCCATAGTTGAGGAAGACGGCCTCGTGTCGTGCGCCGATCTCCGCGAGGATCGCGGTGACGAACTTCTCGCCCTCCAGTTCCCGGGCCACGCTGCGTTCCAGGCGCTCGCCGAGCCTCACCAGGTCCGGCTCGTCGTGGGCGGCCTCCCGGAAGGCACCGAGCACCACGGCCGCCGTCTCCACCGCGGCCAGGCCCTTGCCCTGCACATCACCCACGATCACCCGGACGCCGTGCGGCGAGGCCACCACCTCGTACAGATCCCCGCCGATGCGGGCCTCCGCGACGGCCGAGGTGTACGAAACGGCCGCCTGCAGCGGGCCGGCGGTCAGCGGGACCGGCCGCAGCAACACTCGCTGGGCGACCTCCGCGATCGACCGCACGCTGGCCAGCTCCCCCTCGCGGCGCGAGCGCATGACAGCCGCCGCGATGCCGACGCCGGTGACGCCGGCCACCGAGGCCAGTGCGGTGAACCCTCTTCTTTCCTCGAACAGCCCGTCGTACAGCCCGAGCGCCACGCACAGCACCAACGCCACGAGCCCGAACACGGCCGTACGACGCCACCCCCCGACCAGCCCGGAGAACGCCGGACCGAGAGACACCAACGGCAGGAACCCGACCCCCGGCCCGGCCACGACGTCCATCACTGCGACCACCGCCATCACCACCGCCGGCATCCAGGACAGCACGGTCCAGCTCGATGGCGGCTTCCGGTCAGTCATGACGTACTCCAACGGTGTCACGGCACTCGAGAGCCGCCCGTCGTCCCCGCAGGCGCCCCTACCCCACCTTTAGACTATGCAAAGGTGGCTCGAGCGAGGCGGCTCCCAACCCCGGTCCTTTACCCAATCGAGGCCGAGAGCCGACATTCCCGACCCACGGAAGGCGACCATGACGCACAGAGAAACCACACCTCGCCGCCCTCAACTCCCCAGCGGATGGCGACGCCTGGCCGCGCGGCTGCCGATCCCGCTCTTCCGCGCGGGGCTCGGGTCCCTCTTCGGGAAACGGCTGCTCCTGCTGCACCACGTGGGCCGCGTCAGCGGCGTGGACCGCATGGTGGTCCTGGAAGTGGTGTCCTACGACCCGACCCGCACGAGCTGGACCGTCGCCTCCGGATTTGGGCCGAAGTCCGACTGGTACCAGAACCTCCGCGCGCAGCCGAAGACCCTCATCCGGGTCGGCAACCGCCCGTACGCCGTCACCGCCCGCTTCCTCCCCTCCGAGGAAGGCGCCGAGATCATGCCCGGCTACGCACACCGACACCCGCGAACGGCCCGCCGCCTGTGCGCGTACATGGGCCTTCCCGTCGACGGCAGCGAGGCGTCGTACCGCGAGGCGGGGCGAGCCGTCCCCTTCGTCCGCCTCGACACCGCCGTCGAACACCATCAGCACGGGCGCGGACAGGCGTGACGCCCCGGACGAAGCGTCCGGGGCGACGGGCCTCGGTGACCGCTTTCCGTTACACCGCCTACACCGCGGCAATACCCTCCATGCCGGACTCGGCGAAGGCGGGCAGTCCGGTGGCCGTGGTGACCTTGGTGAGGGAGCCATCCCTGCCGACGCGGAAGCCGTCCACCGTGCCCGAGACCGCGTTCTGCACATAGAGGAACTTCTCGTCCTGCGTCACCGCCAGGTCGATAACCCCCTGGGACTTGGCCGAAGGGGGCGTGGCGACACCGACGTCGTTGGTGAGCGCGAGCCGACCGTGGCGGTCTGTGCGGTAGCCGGTGACGGTGGAGTTGCCGGTGTTCCCGCCGTAGAAGAAGTCACCGGCGCGCTCAAGCCAGCACAGCGTGTCCTGGCCGTTGGCCAGCGGCCGCTGGACTGCCTTGAGGCGACCGTCAGCGCGCACCTTGTACGTGCTGACTGTGGACTTCTCGGCCTCGGCCACCAGCATCCGGCCGCTCTTGTCGAAGGTGATCGCGAACGGCACGCCTCCCACGGAGTCGTTGACCACTGCCCGGTGCGCAGGACGACCGTCGCGCCGCACGGGGAAGACCTCGATGGTGTTGGCGGACTTCGTGGTCACAGCCAGTGCCCGGCCGTCGGGGGTGAAGGCGACCTGGCCGGGCGAGCTGGAGAACAGCGGCACCCTGGCGTTTTCCAGACCCAGGGAGCGTTGCGAACCGCGCACGGGCTTCAGCCCCGAGGCGGTGATCCGGAAGCCCTGAACACTGCCGGAGCCGCCCGCGTTCATGACGTAGGCAAGGTTGCCGTACACCGCGATGGAGGACGGGAAGTACCCGCCGGAGTCCACCACCTGGCGGTGCGTCAGCCTCTGCCCGTCGACCCGGAAGGAGGTCACGGTGCCACTGCCCGCATTGACCGCCAGCAGCAGCCCCGAGGCATCGTCGTAGACGAGCGACCCCTGGGAGGCCAGGGAGTCGGTGGGCGCGTCGACCTGGTCGCCGCCCTTGCCGCCGGTGGCGTATCGGCCGGCAGCGCTCAGCGCGCCGTCCTTGCCTCGCCGGAAAGCGTGGATGGTGTTGCCGTCGAGCTCGTTGCCCTGGACGAACACCGCGTGATCCGCCCCGGCCTTGGCCGATTGCGCGGCGGGACCGCCGGGCTCGTCCGCCGAGGCGACGGTCACCGTCGCGACCGCCGCCGCAGCGGCGACGATCCCGGCTCCGGCGGTCAGCAGCCGGACTCGTAACGGGGACCTGCGCCTGGTGTGCCTGCTCATACGTCGCTCCTCGGGGTTCGTGCCGCCGCCACGGGGCCGGCGGCGGACGGAACCAGAGTTGCCAGTGAGACGAGCGTGGCAGAGCGGTTTCCCGACCGCGTCAGGGTCTCGTAAGGTCTTCGGCCCTCTCTGGCTCTAACGTCCCCAGACTCCGGTCACCACGGCACGGCCAACCGCGCGCGCCGTCGCAGGAAGTTCGCGAAAAACCGATGGGGGACTGGCGATCTCATTTTGCATCATGCAATGATCGAGCCGGGAGAAGCCGAGCCGACGGCCGATTGCCATCCGGCGCCCAGGAGCGAGACCGGCAAGTCAAGCAGGACGGCGCACCGGCTGTCGGCGGGTTCCCCCCTCGACCCTGCCACCGCCTGCCCTCACAGCCGGGCCGCACCTCGGTGCATTCCGATCGGCGGAGGTATGGATTGCAGGAGCGAGCCGGCTCCTACCCGGCGTCACGGACCGACCCAGACCGGCGACCCCTCTGACCACGGAGCCACAGGGAACATCCACTGACAAGCCGGGCCCTACCCACAACCCTGTGGATAGGAAAGGAAGAAGGAGACCGTGACCACCAAAGGGCCGGACGGCGAGGGAACGCCCGAAGAGCCGGGCGGCATGCCGCCCGCCCCCGAGGACATCTGGCTGAAGTTCCTCACAGACAGCGAGGTCGCCATCCGGCAGTCCGCGCCCAAGGAACCCTCCGCCCTGGAACGGGCACCGGGGTGGCACCGGCTCATCGACCCAGCCGACAGAACTGGGTTGCGTCCGCGGCGTCCGCACGGCGGCGCGGCCGACGTCGGAACAGATGCGGTCGGCGACATGTGGCAGCCGGACCAACCTTGGACCGGACCGGCCTGGCGGGACCTGGACGACAAAGCCAGATTCCGGCACGCCCTCCGCGTGATAGCCACGGCTGCCGCGATCACGGTGACCCTGGGCGCCTGGTCCTGCCTGTCCACCAGCGCGGGCACTGCCGGCAACGCGCCGGACGACTCCATCGTGCAGCAGTTGGAGGAGGCGCCCCCCGAACTGTCCCCGGCAACCCGCTTCCCGCCCGGATCCGCCGTCGCGGAGCCGTCCTCGTCTGCGGTTACTGCCGGCTGACGCGCATCGCCAGGGGGAGCGCCTCGACGGCCATGGCGCACCCTGACGGAGAGCGACCGGCAGAGGCAGGCCCGAAGGCCCTCCCCCCCGGGCCGATCCGCCGAGCCCTGGACCACTGACTGAATACCTGTTCAGCATGCTGTACGTGCGTTCGATGCCGGACGATCGGACCAGGCGGGCGGTGATCCGCGACGAGGCCCTGCGCTTGTTCGCCGACCGTGGGCCGGAGTCGGTGACCGGACGCCAGATCGCCGAGGCCGCAGGGTGTCATCTGGGCTCGTGGTGCACCACTTCGGCTCCCAGGGCGGCCCGCGTCGGGAGGTCGACGAGTACGTGCTGGCCGTATTCGAGGCCATGCGTGGCGGATTGACCGGCGGGGCGGGGCTCAACTGCTCGATCCCGGTACCGGAGCGGGAACGCTGAGCGAGGCGTTCGCCCGCCACCTCCCGGCCGACTCGCCCTTGCCCGGCTACCTGCGCCAACCGCTGCTGTCCGACACGGACGCCGGACGGCTGCTGTTCCAGCGCCTGTTCGACCTCAGCCGCGCCGCGCTCGACGGCCTCGCGGCGGCCGGGCTCGCCGTACCCGGCTGAGAGCCGTCGGTGCGCCCGGCCTTCCTGCTCGCCAACGACCTGGCCGCCTTCCTGCCGCGCGATCGACTCACCGAAGTCTCATCAACTACCCCGTCCAGTGCGCCAAAGCCCTCGTCATCAACCTCAACCGCCCCCGCCACACCCGGCCGCAGCGCGGGGATCTTCTTGCACGTCAATAACAGTGGCGCGACGGCTGGCTGCGTGTCGGTACCCCGGCCACCAAGGACCGCATCATGGGCCGGATTACGCCGTCCGCCCATCGCAGGATCGCCATCGACTGACCAGCCCGACGTGACCTACGTCACTGCGCCTTGCCGAGCAGTGACGTTGCTCAGTGCAAAACGCTGGGCAGAGCAGGCCATCCATGTGACGGATGTCCTCACGTGACTTTCTTCTCTGGCCGTTCAACGGCCTTCTTTGGGGTGGGATTCGTCTTGAGTCGTCGTACTCGACGTGCGCGTCGTACGTCGCACGCGTACAGACCGCTGAGCCTGAGGCGCAGAGCCTGACTGACGCTGGGTGCAGTGGTCCTGGGGGTGGGGGCGTGGCGACGTACGCCCTGGCCGGGCCGTCCGAGGATCCGGGCGCCACAGGTCGGGCCAAGCGGCCCGTGAAGGTCTACGACCTCGCGTTGAAGGGAACCGGCAGTCAGGAGCGAGAGCTGCCGCGTACCAGCACAAAGCAGTTCTCGCTGCTGGGCGTCTCCTGGACCGGGCCCAGGAAGCAGATCGACGGCACGGCGCAGGTGCGCACCCGCAACCTGGAGACCGGTGAGTGGAGCGCCTGGCAGGACCTGGAGTTGGGGGTGGATCCGCCGGAGGGCGTCGAGCCGGGCATGCGCGGTGCCTCGGAGCCGCTGTGGGTCGGGCCGTCCGACGGTGTCGAGGTGCAGGTCGTCCGCGAGGACGGCACGGCGAGCGCGGGGCTGCCCACGGGGCTTGAGGTCAACCTGGTCGACCCGGGAATGACCTCCGCCGAGACCAAGTCCATCGGCACCGAGTTCGAGCCGGCCGCGTTCGCCGCCGAGACCGACCCCGCCGCCACGCCCACCGACACGGTCACTCCCACCGATGCGGTCACCCCCACGGACACCGCGACCGAGTCGCCCACGGCGGACCGACCACGACGCCGACGGACAGCGTCTCGCCCACCGACACCACGACCCCGACGGACTCGACCTCCGCGTCCCCGTCGCCGAGTGAGACCGTGCCGACAGCCCCGCCGTCCACTGTCACCCAGCCGCCGATCACCAGCCGGGCTCAGCGGGGCGCGGACGAGTCCAAGGTCGACGACCCGCCGGCGTACAACGACAAGGTGCAGGCCGTGTTCGCACCACACCGTAGGCTCCAACAGCTAGCTACTCCACCGGCATCGCCGTCCTCGGCGACTTCCAGGGCGACTCCGCCAAGGGCATCGCTCCGGCCCGGCCGACCCGGGCCACGCCGGAGTCGGTGGCCCGTGTCGTCGCCTGGAAGCTTGGCCAGTACGGCGGCAACCCGGCCGGCAAGGTCACGCTGACCGCCAAGGGCGACACCGGGGTCTGGAAGAACGGCCAGGAGGCCACCCTCAACGTGATCTCCGGCCACCGCGACGGTTACGCCACCGAGTGCCCCGGCGCCGCCATGTACGCCAAGCTCGGCGAGATCCGCCGCTTCGCCGCGAGCCCCGGTAGGAACTCCGCCATCCCGACCGCCGACTTCAACCGCGACGGCGTGACCGACCTGGTCGCCGGCACGCCCCGGGCGCTGAGCAGCGGCGGCACGCTGACCGTCGTGCCCGGCAACACGGAGGGGCCGGACGCCACAGTCAAGCGCTCCTTCACCCAGAACAGCCCCGGTGTCCCCGGCGGCCACGAGTCCGGCCACAACTTCGGTGCCGCCACCGCCTGGGGCGACGTCAACGGCGACGGCTACGCCGACCTCGCCGTCGGCTCCCCCGACGAGGACGACACCAGCGGCCACGCCGACCGGGGTTCGGTCACCGTGCTGTACGGTCCCGGTCTGGACTCCGGCTTCTCGTACTCCACGTCCGGTGTGACCAGCACCGGAGCCAAGCTGGGCGCGGCCGTCACGGTCGGCGACTTCAACGCCGACGGCAAGGCCGACGTCTTCTCCGCCGGCACCGGCAACAGCGGCAGCTGGAACGCCCGCCTGACCGGCGGCGCCACCCAGTACGGCAAGCTCACCAGCGCCTCCGGATCCCTCGCCGCCCTCGATGCCGCCACCGGCGACTTCAACCGTGACGGCTACGCGGACGTGGCACTCAACTACCTCGACCAGTCCGGCACCGGCCGCGTCACCTGGTTCAAGGGCACGGCGTCCGGCCTGGTCAAGGTCAGCGTCCTGTCCGTCAAGGGCGACCGCTCCATCGCCGTGGGTGACGTCAACGGCAACGGCTACGACGACATCGCCATCGGCCAGCCCTTCACCGCCGAGTCCGGCGCCTTCAAGGGCGGCCAGGTCACCGTGGTCCCGGGCACCTCGACCGGATTCACCACCACCGGCATGCGTACCGTCCACCAGGACACCAGCGGCGTGCCGGGTACCGCCGAGGCCGGCGACGCCACCGGCGCCTCCGTCTCCGTCGGCGACTACAACGACGACGGCTACGCCGACGTCCTGACCGGCATGCCGGGCGAGGACATCACCCACAGCGGCGCCAACCAGACCAACGCGGGCATGGCCCTGCTCCTGAAGGGCACCTCGTCCGGCCTGACCGGCTCCGGCGCCCAGTGGTACAGCCAGGACCGCAGCGGCATCGCCGGTGTGACGGAGCCGAACGACAAGTTCGGCTCCGCCGTGGTCCTGCAGGACCTCTCCGGCTGGGCCGCGCCGACCTCGCCATCGGCGTGGAGGGCGAGGACGCCTACAACGGCGTCATCCTTCAGTTGGACAGCGGCAACTCCGGCATCGACACCAGCGGCGGCGTCTACTACAGCAAGAGCGCCCTGGGCACCCCGACAGGGGCCCACCTGGGTCAGACGCTCACCCCGTAACCCGGAACCGCACAGTGCCAATGCAACGTGGGGTCCTCCGTCGCGGAGACCCCACGTTTGCATTGGCGGCCGCGCTTCAGACCGCAGAATCGGGCATCAGCTGATCCCCTGGCCGGCCGCCGCCATCTGAGGCTCAGTCGATTCCCTCGACACATAGCCGGTGTCCTGTGGCGTCGCGGTCGGTGTCGGCGAAGCGCTGCTATTGCCGGCCTGCCGAGCGGGTAACGCCTTCCGCAGCCCGGCAATCTCCGTGACCAGGGCGTTGCCGCACATCGCACATGCGCTTGGGATTGCTCGGCTGGCAGGATCATCCGCATGTCCGAAGCGCCCGACATGACCTGCCGTCCCCTCATCAGCCGCCCCGGCCGTGCCTTCGCCGGATTCGGCGCCGTGGTGGGGGTCTGGGCGTTCCTGACGGTGCTGCTGCCCACGGAACGCTGGGGCAAGTGGTTCGTCCTGTGGATGACCGTCGGCCTGACGGTGGTGCTGACAGCCATTCTGGTGCTCCTCTGGGCCACAGCTCAGGTGCGCGCCGACGCGTACGGCGTGCACTCCCGGATGATGCTGCGCCGCCGCAACGTGCCGTGGAGCGAAGTCGCGGACCTGCACATACGACTGCAGCGTGTACGCAACGGCGAAGTGCGTCGCGTCGACCTGGTGCTGCGCGGCGGACGCAAGCTGCGCCTGCCCCTGCCGCAGACCGCGAATTACGACGACCCGGCGTTCGACTCGGAGGTGGAGGCGCTCCGAGCACTGCACCGCCGCTACGGCGCGCCGGAGTCGACGCATCTCCCCGTCGTGTCGTACCGCACCGCCGGGCGTGGCCGCCGCTGGCTGATGGCCTTGTGCCTGCTGCTACTCGCAGGTGCGGGTCTGGCCGCGTGGTCCGTGCCGAGCGCCAATGCGCAGAAGCGGGCGTGGGAGGCGGCCGTGCCGTGTGCCGCCGAGACGCCCGCAGCGGTGCGCGGCGAGTGCCTGACCACCGTGCCGACCGTGATCGCGCGGGCCGAGCCCGAGGGGGGCAGGAAGCCCAACTGGCTGTACTTCGCTGACGGCGAGCCGGTGCGGCGAGTCAGGGTCTCGTACGAAGGCGCTCAGGGGTTCGCGGCCGGTGACCGGGCCGAGGTGACCTTCTGGCGTGGTCAAATCAGAGTGGTCGCCGGCGATCGGCACGTCTGGCGCGAACACATGACGCCCGCCGGTGACGTGGCCGTCATCGCGGCCGGGCTGGCCGTGGGCGCGGCGTACCCGGGAGCCCTGATGCTGATGCGCCGGCGCGGGCGCCGCCTGGCCGACGACGAGGTGCTCCCCTCGGCACTGCCGTTCGCGGGCGTGCTCGTCGCAACCGCCGTATGGCTGCTGCCGCTGTGCTACCTCCACCCCACCACCCTGTTCTCGTCGCGCACGCCGATCACGTGGTGGGCAGCGGGCTCGCTGGTCAGCCTGAGCCTGTTCGCCTGGGCGTGGCGCGCCACACGTATCCGTACACC is a window from the Streptomyces sp. NBC_00299 genome containing:
- a CDS encoding MarR family winged helix-turn-helix transcriptional regulator, with the translated sequence MPERETPAGAMDDVDAVTRAVLTASRLLVAVSARSLAAVEERVTLPQFRMLVVLSTRGATKLVALADLLQVAPSTAMRMVDRLIAAGLADRQANPANRRETLLQLTEEGRRTVEDVTARRRAEIATIVERLTPTQRLALIAALAAFNEAGGEPLAPALDDAEPHPLGWAADLPVVRDA
- a CDS encoding PP2C family protein-serine/threonine phosphatase, with translation MTDRKPPSSWTVLSWMPAVVMAVVAVMDVVAGPGVGFLPLVSLGPAFSGLVGGWRRTAVFGLVALVLCVALGLYDGLFEERRGFTALASVAGVTGVGIAAAVMRSRREGELASVRSIAEVAQRVLLRPVPLTAGPLQAAVSYTSAVAEARIGGDLYEVVASPHGVRVIVGDVQGKGLAAVETAAVVLGAFREAAHDEPDLVRLGERLERSVARELEGEKFVTAILAEIGARHEAVFLNYGHPAPIVLRRDGMVDFPRPPAYALPLGLGAHGSEGPKPHRVDFVPGEQLLLYTDGVTEARDEDGRFYPLGERAHLLKDADAHRALEALRADLAQHAIGPPHDDAAMLLLRYHGHGEGKSVPIV
- a CDS encoding nitroreductase family deazaflavin-dependent oxidoreductase, with the translated sequence MTHRETTPRRPQLPSGWRRLAARLPIPLFRAGLGSLFGKRLLLLHHVGRVSGVDRMVVLEVVSYDPTRTSWTVASGFGPKSDWYQNLRAQPKTLIRVGNRPYAVTARFLPSEEGAEIMPGYAHRHPRTARRLCAYMGLPVDGSEASYREAGRAVPFVRLDTAVEHHQHGRGQA
- a CDS encoding lactonase family protein, which gives rise to MSRHTRRRSPLRVRLLTAGAGIVAAAAAVATVTVASADEPGGPAAQSAKAGADHAVFVQGNELDGNTIHAFRRGKDGALSAAGRYATGGKGGDQVDAPTDSLASQGSLVYDDASGLLLAVNAGSGTVTSFRVDGQRLTHRQVVDSGGYFPSSIAVYGNLAYVMNAGGSGSVQGFRITASGLKPVRGSQRSLGLENARVPLFSSSPGQVAFTPDGRALAVTTKSANTIEVFPVRRDGRPAHRAVVNDSVGGVPFAITFDKSGRMLVAEAEKSTVSTYKVRADGRLKAVQRPLANGQDTLCWLERAGDFFYGGNTGNSTVTGYRTDRHGRLALTNDVGVATPPSAKSQGVIDLAVTQDEKFLYVQNAVSGTVDGFRVGRDGSLTKVTTATGLPAFAESGMEGIAAV
- a CDS encoding FG-GAP and VCBS repeat-containing protein; protein product: MARVVAWKLGQYGGNPAGKVTLTAKGDTGVWKNGQEATLNVISGHRDGYATECPGAAMYAKLGEIRRFAASPGRNSAIPTADFNRDGVTDLVAGTPRALSSGGTLTVVPGNTEGPDATVKRSFTQNSPGVPGGHESGHNFGAATAWGDVNGDGYADLAVGSPDEDDTSGHADRGSVTVLYGPGLDSGFSYSTSGVTSTGAKLGAAVTVGDFNADGKADVFSAGTGNSGSWNARLTGGATQYGKLTSASGSLAALDAATGDFNRDGYADVALNYLDQSGTGRVTWFKGTASGLVKVSVLSVKGDRSIAVGDVNGNGYDDIAIGQPFTAESGAFKGGQVTVVPGTSTGFTTTGMRTVHQDTSGVPGTAEAGDATGASVSVGDYNDDGYADVLTGMPGEDITHSGANQTNAGMALLLKGTSSGLTGSGAQWYSQDRSGIAGVTEPNDKFGSAVVLQDLSGWAAPTSPSAWRARTPTTASSFSWTAATPASTPAAASTTARAPWAPRQGPTWVRRSPRNPEPHSANATWGPPSRRPHVCIGGRASDRRIGHQLIPWPAAAI
- a CDS encoding PH domain-containing protein, which codes for MSEAPDMTCRPLISRPGRAFAGFGAVVGVWAFLTVLLPTERWGKWFVLWMTVGLTVVLTAILVLLWATAQVRADAYGVHSRMMLRRRNVPWSEVADLHIRLQRVRNGEVRRVDLVLRGGRKLRLPLPQTANYDDPAFDSEVEALRALHRRYGAPESTHLPVVSYRTAGRGRRWLMALCLLLLAGAGLAAWSVPSANAQKRAWEAAVPCAAETPAAVRGECLTTVPTVIARAEPEGGRKPNWLYFADGEPVRRVRVSYEGAQGFAAGDRAEVTFWRGQIRVVAGDRHVWREHMTPAGDVAVIAAGLAVGAAYPGALMLMRRRGRRLADDEVLPSALPFAGVLVATAVWLLPLCYLHPTTLFSSRTPITWWAAGSLVSLSLFAWAWRATRIRTPGEAGAAQTPPVRGEVFLAARFLDHTDYNPHGFGTHIVLGDGPPAVVPHGGPGRFAAKPIPVERLTAVNVRRARGDEEAISRSWHVAELDDAGTPVRLAAAPADLTRMLRELGLG